GTTGATCGTGGTCAGTGAACTTTTTCGGCGGATTTTCCACTTCCCAATCTATTGAAGGCATTCGCTTTATTATAAATAATTCACTCAACTTATCAAATATGTCCCGCAATTGTAAAAAATAGATCACAACATTCCGAACCCTTTGCTTGTTAGCTTCTCCTCAAACCTGTGAGATCCCCCATCTTGAACACTCATGCTAGAGATCACGACGACTTATGGAAACAACAATACTTACGAGAGATGAGAGTTTTGAATTCTGGATGCATGGTTGGAAACTAAACAACCTATCCACTAAGATACTAAATCACATGCAACAGAAACAACAATGTTAGATAACGAGCATATGTTCGGCAAACAGCAAGCAACCGATGCAATGTAACCTTCTAGGTCTAAGCACTGATATTGCTGGCTGAAAGAGAGAACATGTAGATTACAATTGAGGTAAGATATGTTATTGTACGACAATAACTACTTAATTCGGATTATATTACAAGTTAATTAGTCGACTCTCCCTCACTTTTGCTTCCAAAAGTTCTCCCTTCTTCTCTCTCAATATCCAATGCTACATAAATTctgtacatacatacatatatttatatcatactctcaaagtttcaacattTTTCCTCAGTTAACTTCTTCCAATTCTTAATGAAGAATCAACCCCTTTGCCAACACCTGCTGCTGCAAACAGCCTTGCAATCTCCAACTGCGTGTTCGCAATAATTTCGGTGCGCTTGAGATCCATTTCTCCTCGCTTCGCCTCTGCCTCGGCTCTCATCCTCTCTATCTCCCTCATTGTATCCATTCTTGCTTGCTCTGATCTTACCACAACTTCTGCTAACCATCTTATGCTCTCTGCTACCTCTACTTCCTCCCGCCTCCGCCGCTTCTTTTTCTCGATTTTTCTCTTCATTCTCTTGGACCTTAGTTTTTCCTTGTCACTATATAGAGCTGGTGTGCTACTGTCTACCTCCAAAGGGTTCTTGTCTGATGCATGATCTGACAATTTCATCCCCCCTCCATCTTCCTGCAGGTTAAATTAATTCAGTGAGACTTACATTTTACAATCTATCTTTTACATAATTTGAATGCAAATATTGGTTACATCAGTTGGTCAGAACAGTATGCTGCCCCAAACAAAGTTCGATTTCCACCACCCTTTAGAAAATATGCAATTATATGATTGCAATGGGCCTGTGGCATTATTGTGGGACATATTTGCTTCTAATATCTTAATATACGAGtactaaaaattgaaaacacaatCCTCTTCAACAAAATTTGAATGCTAAAAAACAATAATCTCAAGAAATAAGGcctatttatttttctaatatgagaaataagtgaaaaatcaaattaccaaaataaaattcaagggAAATggctaaaaacaagaaaaaaattattaaaaaaaaaaacaggggaGGGGGTGCCATGTAGACTGACCTTGGCCACCCTATGATCAACACCATTGGATCCAAAGGAATTCTGGGCAGCCCCCATAAGTGGAGGAGGAGCAGGAGGTAGTGGTGGCGGCGGTAGTGGCGCTGGAGCCGATGGCTCCAATAGCATCAGAGGATGATTGTTCTGAGGGATTGGAGGATGCAGTGGTAGTGGTGGCTGCAGCGAGGGAGGTACAGTTGCTGCAGCAGCGGCAGCAGCTGCCGCTGCTGTTGTTGGGGATAGCCCACTGCCACGTAACAAAAGATCAAGCCTAGGATACAGAGGCCAGGATGAACCATCAGCAGTGGCGGATTCAGAACGGTACCGTTTCTTCATGGACTCAATCTTGTTCTTGCACTGAGTCTGGGTCTTGGGAGACTTGGTACAGTTGGCGCGTGATGACACGTGTATCGCCACATCTTCCCAGTCATGGCCTTTGAGTTTGGCTCTGTTTCTGAGAGCCCATTTGGTCTCATAGGCTTCAAGGAGGGTAGAAACTGCCCCTTCACTCCACTCATCTCTTTTGAGCCTGTCACTGCCGCTGCCGCCGAGAGGAGGCTGTTGAGGAGGTTTTGATCTCGGAGGAGACTCTAATTCCTTGGTGTTTGTGGTGGTGTAATTGTTTGGGAGTAGAGATGTGTTTTCTTGGTTTGTTTCGttgtccatctctctctctctctccccctctctctttctctctctccctctctctctctctctctctctccaaatgCTTGTACAAACTTTACCCTTTTGTGTAAGCTGCTAACATCTTCCTCCCATCAAACAAGTTTGAGCTCAAGGAAAGGTAAAAGGAGAGGAGAACCACTAGCATTTTAGAGAGGAAAAGAAATGGCCAATAAAaagtaagagagagaaaggggtcAGAACGTATAGCACAAGTAAATAATAGCGTTTATTCATGCACATAAAGTTTTCGAACACAAGTGGCTTCTTATAAAGAGTCATTTCTCTTTAGCTGTTAATCACCGTCTGACACATacacaaaaataactttatGTAGTTAAGATCGTTAATTGTATCTAAGATCTTGCGTTCGAATCTTACATGTATAAACAGAGAAAAAAAAGCCACTGCTGACTGACATTATGGGGAGATGAGGAGAAAGGGTAgggaaagaaagggaaaggCTGAACGTAAGTGGGCAACCAAGTAAAACGGATCACTTTAGTCAAATTAGTTAATGATGGAACCTGGAAACTTTTCCTTTTCACTTTTGGGGGTGGAGTTATGTGATTGTGGGCATGTTGGTTTTCTTGTTGTGGTTGGATTGTTTTGGCTGTTAGCGTTGATGTGAAGCCAACCAAGACATCCACTTGGCCTTCAGTAAtcctgagagagagagagagagagagtgagagagagagagagagggagggaaggAGGGAGTGCAGTGGTGGtgatagtggtggtggtgggtcaATCACGTGGGTCTGTCACCCACTCCTCCATCCCAATCACCAATTCACCACCCAATATTATCAACCATCGATCTCCTTCTGCTCCTTCCCACCACCATCCAATATGCTACCGCCATTCAAACATAGCTTCCCCTTTTGTGCCCTCCTAATTTTGGCCTTCGCTTTATTTATGCCCTTTTTTTCTCTATAAACTTTTGGTGGATTCATCACCACTTGAGTAAGTAGTTGTGTTGTGATACCTTTTGGAGCAACGGCTTCGTTCTGCATCTATTTCTATTTGGCACCACATACTAAATCTGCCCGACCATTGTTGGTGGACTGGTCACTGGTGTGCCACTGCCACACCAAGCcatgaaattgaatttgtttgatttgtttaattgtAGAATCGTTCCTCTGAGGGCATGTTtacttttacaaaaataatagaACGAATGAATCGGAACACTTAAATAATAGAACGAATGAATCTGAACCATCAGTTATTTACCGAAATGTGTCGGTAAATAAGTCGGCGGTTCGGTTGGTTTTCGGTTCAAGAAAATTACACCCTAACATCTTCCTGAAAACTTTAAACAATTTTATTGTTAACaaattattttggttcaatCCTTTTTTCCTATATGATCAATTTCTCTTTTGCATATGTATACACACATGCAAGAGAGATTCTTCTATTATCACTTATAAGGCACTAATGTCTAGCCTCGTTATATCGGCACTAGTTGTATATCTCTCTCGTCTGGTGATTGAAAAAGCAAATTTTTCGTTCTCGATTGAGGCTAGTTTGGTCTTTCATCTAGCCAATGTGGCTAAAGATATTTCTACTATTCTGTTCTCTCTTACAACTCAAGTTACGGCCAATCTACGTTTACAACCTCCAACTTGAATAAGGATTCTCAAGGCACATTGGGTAGCAACCTAAATACTGACAAGGTTATACTCACTTAACCTTTGAATGGTTCTTGGCCAGCAAGCTATTGATGCTCCCTTAACCCTGGAGGCTGGAACACGATTCATACAAAAATATTCTTCTACCGTTATGAACTTATGATCATTTAAAAGATATTATTGTGATGAAACAAATCAAACAATCCAATCATCAATTGCCACACCAAATTACAAAATATGGTTTAGAAAAATGGTTTTCCTAGCATTTTCTAGTACTAGCCATCATGCCACAATTCAATTACCAATCAAATTCAGTAATAGGCAAAGGTCAATGCCTGTATACAAATTGTGCAATGCTTGAGAAAACTGTTGGTACGTAATAGAATGCTAATTTTGCTACGTAACAAACTATTATGACAAATCACTAGTACATTATACAATTTTAGGGTACGTTATAGATTACTAATTTGGTATGTTACATAATTCCATGGTATGCTATAGAATGCTAATTTTGGTACATAACAAATTATTGGTACACTATATACTTTCAATTTGGGTATGCTACATAACGTTAATTTTGGTACGTTACAAACTACTGGTATGATATATATTTTCAACAtgagtaaaatataaataaataaataaaataaaaaaacttgagTACGATTTAAAATAGTTATTTTGAGACGTGCCAATATGTTGGTAAGATGAAATGATTATTTTGATACATTATGAATCCCtaaaagtgatttttttttttttaaaagaaatgaTAGTAAAATTTCATTACTTGATCACAATTTCAAAGAGTCCGCAACAATTACAAGAGTTGCCACATGGGTATAATCTTCAATGACCAAATAAATTGATGTGGAGGTAACTCACAACTAGAGTTAATAATAATCTCCTAATTGGCAACCACAACCGCACACACACCAGCACAAGCATTGACGGTACAAATATGCCACAAAGACAACAAACGAAACATATCTATACCGCAACCCATGTAATGTCACTACCagtgtgaaatcccgttcctaaatttcactgttataatctacgtatttgtattattgagattttgcattattttttgagaaattatattaatttatttggatttatattttaattaaattagttacaaa
This region of Malus domestica chromosome 07, GDT2T_hap1 genomic DNA includes:
- the LOC103438619 gene encoding trihelix transcription factor ENAP1-like, with amino-acid sequence MDNETNQENTSLLPNNYTTTNTKELESPPRSKPPQQPPLGGSGSDRLKRDEWSEGAVSTLLEAYETKWALRNRAKLKGHDWEDVAIHVSSRANCTKSPKTQTQCKNKIESMKKRYRSESATADGSSWPLYPRLDLLLRGSGLSPTTAAAAAAAAAATVPPSLQPPLPLHPPIPQNNHPLMLLEPSAPAPLPPPPLPPAPPPLMGAAQNSFGSNGVDHRVAKEDGGGMKLSDHASDKNPLEVDSSTPALYSDKEKLRSKRMKRKIEKKKRRRREEVEVAESIRWLAEVVVRSEQARMDTMREIERMRAEAEAKRGEMDLKRTEIIANTQLEIARLFAAAGVGKGVDSSLRIGRS